TTTCGAATTCCGTCATCTCCCGGAAGAATTCATAGCTGCCTTGGAGCTTGTTGATGACGATTTGAATCTCCCAGGGAAGCGCTTTTCGGAAAACAATTCGCTTCACCTCCGATTCGTTCAGGGGCCGAAAAGGCTGTTGGGTTTTCATTTTATTTTTTCCCCAGTGAAAAACGCTCCACGAGCTCGACGAGTATTCGTGCAGACGTTTCCAGTTGGGCGGTTTCGATGAATTCATCAGGCGCATGGGCCTGTTCGATGTTTCCGGGGCCGAAGAGAAAGCACCGCCGGCTTCCGGTCATGGCGGCCACCAGGCCGGCGTCGGAGTAATAGCTGACGCCGCCCATCCTCAATTCCTCTCCCGTCGTGTCGCGGTACGCCTCCCGCATGAGTTCCGTGAAATCATCTTTCGCGTCGGAGAGGATGGGCGGGCGATCGACGGACAGGGCGGCGACCCTTCCTGCTGTGCCGGGGGCCGCTGCGCATCCCTCGGCCGCCGCTTTTTCCACCAGTTCCTGAATGTCCGGCACCTTCAGCGGCGGAACGAACCGCACGTCCACCTCGACGCGGCACCGATCGGCAACGATGTTCGTCTTTCTCCCGCCCTCGATGACGCTGGCGACCACGGTTGTCTTTCCGAGTTCGGGGTGACGGTGGGCGAGTCCGTCCACCTGATCCTGAAGCGTGATGATGGTTTGCGCGGCGGCGTAAATCGCGTCCGCGCCCATGTGCGGAGCGGCGGCGTGTGCGCTTTTACCGGTGAAAAAGATCTCGTACCACATGGCCCCTTTCTGGGCTGTCATCAAATGAAGGTTTGTCGGCTCGCAGGAGAGTACGATGTCCGCCGGGCCGATGCGCCCGCGCGTGACGGCCGACGCCGCCCCCCGCATCCACGGGCTCTCTTCGTCCACCACCAGGCAGCAGCGCACCGGTCGCCTAATTTTGGCGCCGCCATCCGCCATCTTTTTGAGAAATTTGAAAGCGATCAGCGCGGCGGCCAGACCGCCCTTCATGTCGCATGCGCCCCGGCCCCAGATGCGCCCTCCCTCGCGCAGCGGCGCAAAGGGACTTTTGGTCCAGCCCTCCCCCGCCGGAACGGTGTCCATGTGGTTCAAAAAGACGAGGGCGGGCTCGCCGGAGGGGCCGCCCACCTCGGCGGTCAGATTTTCACGGCCGGGCTCGACGGAATCGCGCTCGACGCTGACGCCGATGCCGTGAAAAAAAGTTTCCAGCCGATCTGCCATGGCGCTCTCGTTTCCGGTCGGATTCTCGCTGGGGATCCGGATGAGTTCTTCGGTCAGCACGAGAACCTCTTCGATCAAGGCGGATGTCATGGTGTACCCCCCTTATCATTCGTCAATATCAATTTGCCTGTTATGCAGAAAAATGTCAGTGAGGCGGGTCACTTCAAAAATGTGATGTGGTTCCGCCCGGGTGTGATATTTCCCAAAATGACTTGCCTTTTCGCGCCTGTGGCGGCGGGAACATTGGCTGGAATTCCGCTCAGCGCGGCCCAGCCCAGGAGG
This DNA window, taken from bacterium, encodes the following:
- a CDS encoding M20 family metallopeptidase; amino-acid sequence: MTSALIEEVLVLTEELIRIPSENPTGNESAMADRLETFFHGIGVSVERDSVEPGRENLTAEVGGPSGEPALVFLNHMDTVPAGEGWTKSPFAPLREGGRIWGRGACDMKGGLAAALIAFKFLKKMADGGAKIRRPVRCCLVVDEESPWMRGAASAVTRGRIGPADIVLSCEPTNLHLMTAQKGAMWYEIFFTGKSAHAAAPHMGADAIYAAAQTIITLQDQVDGLAHRHPELGKTTVVASVIEGGRKTNIVADRCRVEVDVRFVPPLKVPDIQELVEKAAAEGCAAAPGTAGRVAALSVDRPPILSDAKDDFTELMREAYRDTTGEELRMGGVSYYSDAGLVAAMTGSRRCFLFGPGNIEQAHAPDEFIETAQLETSARILVELVERFSLGKK